A region of the Acidobacteriota bacterium genome:
GGGCGGATATTCGAGGTTAATATGAGTAGTGGCACTCCGGCGGGAGGTGAGCGGCGATGGCAGGATCAAAAAAGCTGCAAGATATTGAACAACGGCTGGAGCAGACCGAACAGCAGTTGCAGATGTTGCAGAATATCAGCCGGCTGATGGTCCGCAAGATGACCCTGGCGGAGGTGTTGCAGGAAGTTGTCGCCCTGGTGAAAGGCGCTACCGCCGCCGATTCCTGCCTGATCTATCTGCATGACGGCGACGAGATGGTGCTGTGCGCATCGGACTCGCCGCACCCGGCCCAGATCGGCCATATTCGCCTCAAGTTCGGCGAAGGCATCACCGGATGGGTGGCCAAGGAGCGGCGCATGGTGGCCATCTCGCAGGGCGCCAACAAAGACCCGCGCTTCCGCGTCTTCCACGATCTACCGGAAGATGCCTTCGAGGCGTTTCTCTCCGTACCCGTCATCGTGCGCGGCGAAGTGGTGGGCGTGATCAACGTCCAGCACCGCCAGATGCACCGCCACACAGGCAGCGAACTCGAGATGATGCTGACGGCTGGCGAGCAGGTCGGCTGCGTGATTGTCCTGGCCGAAATGGGCGACGTAACTTACTCGGCGCTCCACCCCGTCGAGCGCATCCTTAATAGTCCACCCAAGTCCAGCCCACCGAAGATGCAGTGAGTGTGAATTCGAGCCGCGACCCTGAACGCCATATTGATGGCGT
Encoded here:
- a CDS encoding GAF domain-containing protein gives rise to the protein MAGSKKLQDIEQRLEQTEQQLQMLQNISRLMVRKMTLAEVLQEVVALVKGATAADSCLIYLHDGDEMVLCASDSPHPAQIGHIRLKFGEGITGWVAKERRMVAISQGANKDPRFRVFHDLPEDAFEAFLSVPVIVRGEVVGVINVQHRQMHRHTGSELEMMLTAGEQVGCVIVLAEMGDVTYSALHPVERILNSPPKSSPPKMQ